Proteins encoded in a region of the Bombyx mori chromosome 21, ASM3026992v2 genome:
- the LOC101740690 gene encoding tyrosine--tRNA ligase, cytoplasmic — protein sequence MATWQEKKHLITRNLQEVLGDDKLTEILKQRDLKIYWGTATTGRPHVAYFVPMLKIADFLKAGCEVTILFADLHAYLDNMKAPWELLALRTQYYEAAIKAMLTSIGVPLEKLKFVRGTEYQLSKEYTLDVYRLSSVVTEHDAKKAGAEVVKQVEHPLLSGLLYPNLQALDEEYLKVDAQFGGVDQRKIFTMSEKFLPQLGYAKRIHLMNPMVPGLTGGKMSASEADSKIDLLDTPTNVKKKLKKAFCEPGNISDNGVLSFTKHVVFPLMKEGETFKIKRSAEHGGDANYSKYEDLETAFANQEIHPGDLKASAEDAINKLLAPIQDTFNDPQLQELTKKAYPPPTKVKGNINQAVDDVTPSKLDIRVGHIVEVSRHPDADALYVEKIDVGEDEPRTIVSGLVNFVPIEEMQDRDVVVLCNLKAAKMRGVESKGMVLCASVDEPKQVEPLLPPKGTKAGDRIVVEEYDTGEPDEVLNPKKKVWEKLQADLKTNDNLTAVWQGNKLVSKINGNPVTTKSMKNAPIK from the coding sequence ATGGCTACCTGGCAAGAAAAGAAGCATTTAATAACACGGAATTTACAAGAGGTCTTAGGTGACGATAAGCTTACTGAAATCTTAAAACAgagagatttaaaaatatattggggTACAGCTACTACTGGAAGACCTCATGTGGCCTATTTTGTTCCAATGTTGAAGATAGCTGATTTCTTGAAGGCTGGCTGTGAGGTTACTATATTATTTGCTGATTTACATGCTTATTTGGATAATATGAAGGCTCCTTGGGAGCTTTTAGCACTTCGCACTCAATATTATGAAGCTGCTATAAAGGCAATGCTTACATCTATTGGTGTCCCACTTGAAAAACTGAAGTTTGTACGTGGTACAGAGTACCAGCTTAGTAAAGAGTATACATTAGATGTCTATAGATTATCATCGGTTGTAACAGAACATGATGCTAAGAAAGCCGGAGCAGAAGTTGTAAAACAAGTAGAACATCCATTACTTAGTGGACTTCTCTATCCAAACCTCCAAGCTTTGGATGAAGAGTACTTAAAAGTTGATGCTCAATTTGGTGGAGTTGATCAAAGAAAGATATTTACAATGTCAGAAAAGTTTTTACCTCAATTAGGGTATGCAAAAAGAATTCATCTGATGAACCCTATGGTACCTGGTCTAACAGGAGGTAAAATGTCAGCCTCTGAAGCTGATAGTAAAATAGATCTATTGGACACACCaacaaatgttaaaaaaaagctaaaaaaagCTTTCTGTGAGCCTGGTAACATTAGTGATAATGGTGTGTTGTCATTCACTAAGCATGTTGTCTTCCCACTGATGAAAGAAGGTGAGACATTTAAGATAAAACGTTCTGCCGAGCATGGTGGTGATGCTAATTATTCAAAATATGAGGATTTAGAAACTGCATTTGCAAACCAAGAAATTCATCCAGGAGATTTGAAGGCTTCAGCTGAGGATGCAATAAACAAACTTTTGGCACCTATACAAGATACTTTCAACGACCCTCAATTACAAGAATTAACAAAAAAGGCTTATCCACCGCCAACAAAGGTCAAAGGTAATATTAATCAAGCTGTGGATGATGTAACTCCATCAAAACTTGATATAAGAGTAGGGCACATTGTGGAAGTGTCTAGACATCCAGATGCAGATGCTCTTTATGTAGAAAAGATTGATGTTGGTGAAGATGAACCAAGAACTATTGTTTCTGGATTAGTCAACTTTGTACCCATTGAAGAAATGCAAGACAGAGATGTTGTAGTTTTATGTAATTTGAAAGCAGCTAAAATGCGTGGAGTTGAGTCAAAGGGCATGGTTCTTTGTGCATCTGTAGATGAGCCAAAACAAGTAGAACCACTGCTACCTCCAAAAGGAACTAAAGCTGGTGATAGAATTGTAGTAGAAGAATATGACACTGGTGAACCTGATGAGGTTTTAAATCCCAAAAAGAAGGTTTGGGAAAAGTTGCAAGCTGATTTAAAAACGAATGATAATTTAACAGCGGTCTGGCAAGGTAATAAGTTAGTAAGTAAAATTAATGGAAACCCTGTGACTACAAAAAGCATGAAAAATGCTCCCATTAAATAA